In Festucalex cinctus isolate MCC-2025b chromosome 17, RoL_Fcin_1.0, whole genome shotgun sequence, the genomic stretch ttttgtgagaagtcCACTCAAATTGTGAAATAATCTATGCCTTCGTGTCTTGTCCACTAGCGCCCTCTACTGGAGAATTTATAGCATGATTCTTTCTCATTTACTGTCTCTATAGATGCTGGCGTGGACAGATTCACTTTTGGCTTCACCATAAAGGACTCTCCTGACTTCTTTATCAATGTGTCAGCCTGGGGAAATGATGCTTACATCACCGGGATGTCCAACAGTTTTAGTGTCGGTGATGTTGGTAAGGCCTCGTCTcccttccttaaaaaaaaaaaaaaaaaaaaaaaaaaaaaaaaaaaaaagtctaaacatccaaaaatttattattattatgtctccAGTCACTATTGACAACGCATTGGTGACCACCAAAGATCCAGAGAAGGATGACAAATTCTGCCCTACTACACCAAGGTAACTAAAACTCAGGTGACAGTTTACAACGTGGAAGTTTTCCTCGTTGTTGTCAGTCCCTACAGGCTGATGCTGGCCGAGGCCCATTCTCAAGTGCGTCTTTGCGCCGACGTGGACACCAGCGACAGTTTGCTGCCGCTGCTTCACGTGCCAGTCAAGGACTCCCGGGACTTCTACCCGCTGGGGGACGTCGTGGCGAACGGGAAGAGCCTGGACGGCTCGTTTGTAAACATACTCGCCGCTGTGAAAGCAGTAggttctcaatttttttttttttttttttggtaaaaatttGCACAATGGatcaatttgatttattttttttttttaaacgtctcaTTTTCAGGTTGGCGAGATGAAATTGTTCAAGAAATCGGATGGACGCCAGGGACAGAGGATGGAAGTGAAGCTTTTTGATCAGTTGGTCACTTCCTTCCCACTCATTTGGTGAACCACTTGCTTGtcgatttcatgttttgtttacatggtcAAACTACTCGCCAGACTTTAACTTCCTGACCTCTGATTAACTCACAGTTGGGACAGAGAAGCCATTCAGCTCGTTCAGACTTCAGTGCCCAAAGGGACCGGTAGGAACGAATCTCTAGTTGAATGTTTTTACTACCCGTCACGTCCTATTAACGTTCCTTTACTGAAGGCAAACATAACTGCGGACGGTTTGAGACGAGACGCGGTTGTTATTTTTGAGATAACTTAGGCGTGTTTTGACTCGATCCCTCGTTCCGAAGTGATCTTCGTAGCGGATACGAAGATCAACTTTGACAGCTTCCGCAACGGAATGACCGCAACGGTCAACTCCAAAACCATCATCACTGTCAATCCTGGTGAGCACGCGAAAACTGCATCGTTGCGCCAAAAGCTCACAATTAAACAAGAGTTATATCGAAAaaatcatgttgttgttgttgccagaCACGCGAGAGGCCGGCCTGCTGTGCAGATACGCCAACGAGATGT encodes the following:
- the meiob gene encoding meiosis-specific with OB domain-containing protein — its product is MAAMCYNSISELHPKLSHVKVVGIIIGKTDIKSFPDRKNAGVDRFTFGFTIKDSPDFFINVSAWGNDAYITGMSNSFSVGDVVTIDNALVTTKDPEKDDKFCPTTPSPYRLMLAEAHSQVRLCADVDTSDSLLPLLHVPVKDSRDFYPLGDVVANGKSLDGSFVNILAAVKAVGEMKLFKKSDGRQGQRMEVKLFDQLVTSFPLICWDREAIQLVQTSVPKGTVIFVADTKINFDSFRNGMTATVNSKTIITVNPDTREAGLLCRYANEMLQSGALDQDDKQENVLVESITAVYTVGQLKGKGREAEDASYGITYSFITKLDLDSSVSKVISTRCAKCKFQVTDGVQYCTNQLCPGRGQVFSSTTGFDLLVDLTDHTGTLHACSLRSPVAEAMLGCTTEQFNSLTNNERTAIKWKFLLERCKIYVKIIPSTKTKSGVRAVVLACSLADPGEAKQHMSTLLKGD